In a genomic window of Streptomyces sp. SJL17-4:
- a CDS encoding oxygenase MpaB family protein — protein sequence MLHTETSMNALRERGDELADATVAALFERGEMGTFNTLMRFFSTAGAPVPDGLPDVAREYLEATSAPPAWVDWDEMERARLFFIDNNVHIATALSFAAMPACYLVPHVAKLLSTTHGLNYPSTRMAATGQFTVYLMQPDAFEAGSRFIPAAQKVRLLHASIRHHLTREDRWDTGASGVPICQEDMIGGQMFFSLLVLDSLHRLGIHMSEEGAEAYYYAWRVVGAMLGVDQDAVPTSLDEARRFLDQYMIRYMGPSPEGAHLTRQLIQLYEDIVPGTLLDPVVAALVRYLIGDTSADWLEVPSTPWDTVVKAAPHLLGVLETIEDRSPLGAWALDRLGHLTTIFELSSLTRGRVMHYAIPEHLRKEYGVPDAPSRTRRWTPPAAALAP from the coding sequence GTGCTCCACACCGAGACATCGATGAACGCCCTCCGAGAGCGCGGCGACGAGCTCGCCGACGCCACCGTCGCCGCTCTCTTCGAGCGCGGCGAGATGGGCACCTTCAACACCTTGATGCGCTTCTTCTCCACCGCCGGCGCGCCCGTTCCGGACGGTTTGCCCGATGTCGCCAGGGAGTATCTGGAGGCCACGAGCGCCCCGCCGGCCTGGGTGGACTGGGACGAGATGGAGCGGGCCCGGCTGTTCTTCATCGACAACAACGTGCACATCGCCACCGCCCTGTCCTTCGCCGCCATGCCTGCCTGCTATCTCGTCCCCCACGTGGCGAAGCTGCTGTCGACGACCCACGGCCTGAACTACCCCTCGACGCGCATGGCCGCGACCGGCCAGTTCACCGTCTATCTGATGCAGCCCGATGCCTTCGAGGCCGGAAGTCGCTTCATCCCCGCCGCGCAGAAGGTCCGGCTGCTCCACGCGTCCATCCGTCACCACCTCACGCGCGAGGACCGCTGGGACACCGGGGCGTCGGGGGTGCCGATCTGCCAGGAGGACATGATCGGCGGGCAGATGTTCTTCTCGCTGCTCGTCCTCGACAGCCTGCACCGCCTCGGCATCCACATGTCGGAGGAAGGAGCGGAGGCGTACTACTACGCCTGGCGTGTGGTCGGCGCGATGCTCGGCGTCGACCAGGACGCCGTCCCCACGTCCCTCGACGAGGCGCGCCGGTTCCTCGACCAGTACATGATCCGGTACATGGGGCCGTCCCCGGAGGGCGCGCACCTGACCCGGCAGCTCATCCAGCTCTACGAGGACATCGTGCCCGGGACGCTGCTCGACCCGGTCGTGGCCGCTCTCGTCCGGTACCTCATCGGCGACACGAGCGCCGACTGGCTCGAGGTCCCCAGCACGCCCTGGGACACCGTCGTCAAGGCCGCACCGCATCTGCTGGGCGTACTGGAGACCATCGAGGACCGCTCACCGCTCGGCGCCTGGGCCCTCGACCGGCTCGGGCACCTCACCACGATCTTCGAACTGTCCTCGCTCACCCGGGGCCGCGTCATGCACTACGCCATCCCCGAGCACCTCAGGAAGGAGTACGGCGTGCCCGACGCACCGTCCCGCACCCGTCGCTGGACCCCACCGGCAGCCGCGCTCGCGCCGTGA
- a CDS encoding polyprenyl synthetase family protein yields MAEQWESAAFKARVDEVLHRFVGDEADLLAAVDPALGQVAEQLEASVAVGKRLRAAFCYWGWRAARQPDSDALVRAAASMELVHAAAVVHDDLIDDSPLRHGRPTAHMALRGVVRHHPQAADAARSLAMLVGDLLMSLAGQLFATSGLPAAYLGRARPLWAALARDLIAGECLEILHTGVAPDTAASLKVIRYKTAKYTVEQPLLIGGLLAGAGDRLREGYSAYGLPLGEAFQLRDDLLGLFGDPRHTGKANADDVRGHRPTALLAETWRIAGADEREQLRALLGRHDLDEEGLEAVRAVMRRLKAPDRVESMIAARVEEALGALHELDVPAPAARALTGLAHSAAVRSS; encoded by the coding sequence GTGGCTGAGCAGTGGGAGTCGGCCGCGTTCAAGGCCCGAGTCGACGAGGTCCTGCATCGCTTCGTCGGCGACGAGGCCGATCTGCTGGCGGCGGTCGACCCGGCGCTCGGTCAGGTGGCCGAGCAGCTGGAGGCGTCCGTCGCGGTCGGCAAGAGGTTGCGGGCGGCGTTCTGTTACTGGGGCTGGCGGGCGGCTCGGCAGCCCGACAGCGACGCGTTGGTCCGGGCGGCGGCCTCCATGGAGCTGGTGCACGCGGCCGCCGTCGTGCACGACGACCTCATCGACGACAGTCCGCTGCGGCACGGGCGGCCCACCGCGCACATGGCCCTCCGGGGTGTCGTACGGCACCACCCGCAGGCCGCGGACGCCGCCCGGTCGCTTGCGATGCTCGTCGGGGATCTGCTGATGTCGCTGGCCGGGCAGCTGTTCGCCACCAGTGGACTGCCCGCCGCCTACCTCGGCCGGGCCCGTCCGCTGTGGGCGGCGCTGGCCCGCGATCTCATCGCCGGTGAGTGTCTGGAGATCCTCCACACCGGCGTCGCCCCGGACACGGCGGCGTCGCTGAAGGTGATCCGCTACAAGACCGCCAAGTACACCGTCGAGCAGCCCCTCCTGATCGGCGGCCTCCTGGCCGGGGCCGGCGACCGGCTGCGCGAGGGGTACAGCGCCTACGGGCTTCCGCTGGGCGAGGCCTTCCAGCTGAGGGACGACCTGCTCGGACTGTTCGGCGACCCACGGCACACCGGCAAGGCCAACGCCGATGACGTACGCGGCCATCGGCCCACCGCGCTTCTCGCGGAGACATGGCGCATCGCCGGTGCGGACGAGCGCGAGCAGCTGCGTGCCCTGCTGGGGCGGCACGACCTGGACGAGGAGGGTCTGGAGGCCGTACGCGCGGTGATGCGGCGGCTCAAGGCGCCCGACCGGGTCGAGAGCATGATCGCCGCCCGGGTCGAGGAGGCGCTCGGCGCACTCCACGAGCTGGACGTACCCGCGCCCGCCGCCCGTGCCCTGACCGGTTTGGCGCATTCGGCCGCGGTCCGCTCGTCCTGA
- a CDS encoding polyprenyl synthetase, protein MTRKAGRRGGAGEQAVLLVAGLADLAVGTLGSALGAVRGLARRSDTAELVAEAERDLTARGRLVLDRYAAAPPAHLEVLARHALARRVGESG, encoded by the coding sequence ATGACGCGGAAAGCGGGGCGCCGCGGGGGTGCCGGTGAGCAGGCTGTGCTCCTGGTCGCCGGGCTGGCCGACCTGGCGGTGGGCACGCTGGGGTCCGCCCTCGGGGCCGTACGAGGGCTTGCTCGGCGCTCGGACACGGCGGAGCTGGTCGCGGAGGCCGAGCGGGATCTGACCGCGCGTGGGCGTCTCGTGCTGGATCGCTACGCGGCCGCGCCCCCGGCGCACCTGGAGGTTCTCGCCCGGCACGCCCTGGCCCGGCGGGTGGGCGAGAGTGGCTGA
- a CDS encoding PE-PGRS family protein: MTGVQGKLVERLRQAGLDVVEGQRVEQVMRYRAAWRPVISGNTTPTVAVRLDAPDLVAELNRQWYRLAVDYGILGADGTFLIDVVGNWPDSTPQRWTRVRLTDRWDLAGVLGGRPGQPEFVTLSTDGDALVGATTEEYDVWLVARDRFKERKEAEARAAAAETAEERAAAWEWLFRGPVSAARMREEWAHGLAFNPAISDDLRAGLVGLTHHALWRALPTSVVEAAMVHPEWQVRGLLAEVQPNITAQQWERLILGEQDARRRWILTLLAADRRVELTGTAYARLAADPSAKVREEAARLSGLPVHLLAALAGDDDRAVRASACRAAGWPHLDGPVRLALLEDSDREVRVAALLQHHQEHPLSRSVYDSEGLGSSDAVRTCRLGRDLAEQLARDGDPDRRRALAGNRWLDSDLVAVLARDPDESVRFAVSTRPDLTEEQRAGIGIDFDPSIRSNALDWVTALHEDPDAMRRLGASSHPLVRRSVARARRLPPDVVESLARDEDRVVQLFLAESCDDAPAEMLLRVWQWWTGSLSTPDRPRGHPNFPRRDLVRHADDPNPRMRQLALDDPESTVELVERFSRDSDEEVRLRAATDARLSAASAVRLLDDPYEQVRRAAARHPRLPAGVLVPLLRDRDTASAAARNPGLPEPVIARMIQLMR, translated from the coding sequence ATGACAGGTGTACAAGGGAAGCTCGTGGAGCGTCTGCGGCAGGCCGGGCTGGACGTCGTGGAGGGACAGCGGGTCGAGCAGGTCATGAGGTATCGGGCCGCCTGGCGACCGGTCATCTCGGGCAACACCACGCCTACCGTGGCCGTACGGCTGGACGCGCCGGATCTGGTCGCCGAGCTCAACAGGCAGTGGTACCGGCTGGCGGTCGACTACGGGATCCTCGGCGCGGACGGCACCTTCCTCATCGACGTCGTCGGCAACTGGCCGGACAGCACGCCCCAGCGCTGGACACGGGTGCGGCTCACCGACCGGTGGGACCTCGCCGGAGTCCTCGGTGGGCGGCCCGGCCAGCCCGAGTTCGTCACGCTCTCCACGGATGGCGACGCTCTGGTCGGGGCGACCACCGAGGAGTACGACGTCTGGCTCGTGGCACGGGACCGCTTCAAGGAGCGGAAGGAAGCGGAGGCGCGCGCCGCGGCGGCCGAGACCGCCGAGGAACGCGCCGCCGCGTGGGAGTGGTTGTTCCGCGGGCCGGTGTCCGCGGCGAGAATGCGTGAGGAGTGGGCGCATGGGCTGGCGTTCAACCCCGCCATCTCCGACGACCTGCGTGCAGGTCTCGTCGGTCTCACCCACCATGCCCTGTGGCGCGCCCTGCCGACGTCGGTCGTCGAGGCTGCGATGGTCCACCCGGAGTGGCAGGTGCGCGGGTTGCTCGCCGAGGTCCAGCCGAACATCACGGCTCAGCAGTGGGAACGCCTGATCCTGGGCGAGCAGGACGCCCGGAGGCGGTGGATCCTCACGCTGCTCGCGGCGGACCGGCGCGTCGAGCTCACCGGCACCGCGTACGCACGGCTCGCCGCGGATCCGTCCGCGAAAGTGCGGGAAGAGGCAGCCAGGCTGTCCGGCCTGCCCGTTCACCTGCTCGCGGCCCTGGCCGGCGACGATGATCGGGCCGTACGTGCCTCGGCATGCCGCGCGGCGGGCTGGCCGCACCTGGACGGCCCGGTCCGGCTCGCACTGCTCGAGGACTCCGACCGCGAGGTCCGCGTCGCGGCGCTCCTCCAGCACCACCAGGAGCACCCGCTGTCCCGGTCGGTCTACGACTCCGAGGGACTCGGGAGCAGCGACGCGGTGAGGACCTGTCGGCTCGGGCGCGATCTCGCCGAGCAGCTGGCGCGCGACGGTGATCCCGACCGTCGCCGTGCCCTCGCCGGAAACCGATGGCTGGACAGTGACCTGGTCGCCGTTCTCGCCCGGGACCCCGACGAGAGCGTCCGGTTCGCGGTCTCCACGCGTCCCGATCTGACCGAGGAGCAGCGGGCGGGTATCGGCATCGACTTCGATCCGAGTATCCGCTCGAACGCGCTCGACTGGGTCACGGCTCTGCACGAGGATCCCGACGCCATGCGACGCCTGGGCGCCTCCTCGCACCCCCTCGTCCGCAGAAGCGTCGCGCGGGCCAGGCGCCTCCCGCCGGACGTCGTCGAGTCGCTCGCGCGCGACGAGGACCGTGTCGTGCAGCTCTTTCTCGCCGAGTCGTGCGACGACGCACCCGCCGAGATGCTGCTGCGGGTGTGGCAGTGGTGGACCGGCAGCCTCAGCACACCCGACCGTCCCCGCGGCCATCCGAACTTCCCCCGCCGCGACCTGGTCCGTCATGCCGACGACCCGAACCCACGGATGCGGCAACTCGCCCTGGACGACCCGGAGTCGACCGTCGAGCTCGTCGAGCGGTTCAGCCGGGACAGCGACGAGGAGGTCCGGTTGCGGGCCGCGACCGACGCCCGGCTGAGCGCCGCGTCAGCGGTGCGGCTGCTCGACGACCCGTACGAGCAGGTGCGGCGGGCCGCGGCGAGGCACCCCCGGCTGCCGGCTGGGGTCCTGGTCCCGTTGCTGCGCGACAGGGACACCGCGTCCGCGGCTGCCCGGAACCCGGGGCTGCCCGAGCCGGTCATCGCGCGGATGATCCAGTTGATGCGGTGA
- a CDS encoding methyltransferase domain-containing protein: MTELNTLGATRDAYDAIASVYAQQFHDSLRDRPLERALLGAFAELVRTNGDGEVADLGCGPGYVTAHLHGLGLRAFGVDASPVMVELAHASHPGLRFEVGSMGALDIEDDTLGGVLSRWSVIHTPPQEVPALVADIARVLAPGGHLLIGFPATDGPHLETQSYDHAVVTAYRWHPDRLAALLRDHGLKEVARTTIEPLPTDRRQFQEIQLLARKE, encoded by the coding sequence GTGACCGAACTCAACACCTTGGGCGCGACCCGCGACGCCTACGACGCCATCGCATCCGTCTACGCGCAGCAGTTCCACGATTCCCTTCGTGACCGCCCCTTGGAGCGCGCCCTCCTGGGCGCGTTCGCGGAACTGGTGCGGACGAACGGCGACGGTGAGGTGGCGGACCTCGGTTGCGGGCCGGGCTATGTGACGGCCCATCTGCACGGACTGGGCCTGAGGGCGTTCGGCGTCGACGCCTCCCCGGTGATGGTGGAGCTCGCGCACGCATCCCACCCCGGACTGCGGTTCGAGGTCGGTTCGATGGGCGCGCTGGACATCGAGGACGACACGCTGGGCGGCGTACTCTCGCGCTGGTCCGTCATCCACACCCCGCCGCAGGAGGTGCCCGCCCTCGTGGCGGACATCGCCCGGGTTCTGGCGCCCGGCGGGCACCTGCTGATCGGCTTCCCCGCCACCGACGGCCCTCACCTGGAGACGCAGAGCTACGACCACGCCGTGGTCACGGCCTACCGCTGGCACCCCGACCGCCTCGCCGCACTCCTGCGCGACCACGGCCTGAAGGAGGTGGCCCGCACGACGATCGAGCCGTTGCCCACCGACCGAAGGCAGTTCCAGGAGATCCAGCTGCTTGCCCGCAAGGAATGA
- a CDS encoding NUDIX hydrolase family protein: MTETTPGWLSTDELNTARGQMPILYVEAVPVRVDDSGEVTSIGLLLRIGADGTISRTLVSGRVMHHERVRDALLRHLEKDLGPVALPRVPPSLQPFTVAEYFPTAGITPYHDPRQHAVSLAYIVPVSGDCRPRQDALDLVWFSPQEAASPAVQSEMPDGRGALLKQAIAHVGHAY; the protein is encoded by the coding sequence ATGACAGAGACCACACCCGGCTGGCTGAGCACGGACGAGCTGAACACGGCTCGGGGCCAGATGCCGATCCTGTACGTCGAGGCCGTACCCGTGCGCGTGGACGACAGCGGCGAAGTCACCAGCATCGGTCTGCTCCTGCGGATCGGTGCGGACGGCACCATCAGCCGCACCCTGGTCTCCGGCCGGGTCATGCACCACGAGCGCGTCCGTGACGCACTCCTACGCCACCTGGAGAAAGACCTCGGCCCCGTGGCCCTGCCGCGCGTCCCTCCTTCCCTGCAGCCCTTCACCGTCGCCGAATACTTCCCCACGGCGGGCATCACGCCGTACCACGACCCTCGCCAGCACGCGGTCTCGCTGGCGTACATCGTGCCGGTGAGCGGCGACTGCCGCCCGCGGCAGGACGCTCTGGACCTCGTCTGGTTCAGCCCGCAGGAAGCCGCCTCCCCCGCCGTACAGAGCGAGATGCCGGACGGTCGTGGGGCGCTGCTGAAGCAGGCCATCGCCCACGTGGGACACGCGTACTGA
- a CDS encoding TetR/AcrR family transcriptional regulator, with protein MGRVSQAQAEENRRRVVETASRLFREQGTHVSVADLMKAAGMTHGGFYKQFTSKEALIDEATAHAFGELAQHHRDGLDQHAGQRDAAQRALIDTYLSAEHRDSAAEGCPVAALATDMARDGGESEARRVYTQGVGDFADWLDTEDQDGLTRLCTMLGALVLSRATNGSPLSEEILTTAREALTATD; from the coding sequence ATGGGCCGCGTATCGCAGGCGCAGGCGGAGGAGAACCGCCGGCGGGTCGTTGAAACCGCGTCCCGCCTGTTCCGGGAACAGGGGACGCACGTCAGCGTCGCCGACCTCATGAAGGCGGCCGGCATGACCCACGGCGGCTTCTACAAGCAGTTCACCTCCAAGGAGGCACTCATCGACGAAGCCACCGCCCATGCGTTCGGCGAACTCGCCCAGCACCACAGGGACGGGCTCGATCAGCACGCCGGACAGCGTGACGCCGCCCAGCGGGCGCTGATCGACACCTACCTCTCCGCCGAGCACCGCGACAGCGCGGCAGAGGGGTGCCCCGTCGCCGCACTCGCCACCGACATGGCCCGCGACGGCGGAGAAAGCGAGGCCCGCCGCGTCTACACCCAGGGAGTGGGCGACTTCGCCGACTGGCTCGACACCGAGGACCAGGACGGCCTCACCCGGCTGTGCACCATGCTCGGCGCACTCGTCCTGTCCCGGGCCACCAATGGCTCCCCGCTCTCCGAGGAGATCCTCACCACCGCACGCGAGGCACTGACCGCCACCGACTGA
- a CDS encoding SDR family oxidoreductase, with amino-acid sequence MELKDAVAVVTGANRGLGRHLAGQLVEGGTKVYAAARRPETVDLPGVIPLRLDVTDAESIRAAARTASDATLLVNNAGISTGTPLMAGSPDAVRLEMEVNFFGPLAVTRAFAPVIEFNGGGAVLNVLSVLSWLHPAGLGAYAAAKAAAWALTGAAREELAPRGISVSALHVGYMDTDMAAGVPAGQKTDPAEVAAQALSGIERGLPEILADETTRHVKRGLAASPYAA; translated from the coding sequence ATGGAACTGAAGGACGCGGTGGCAGTGGTCACCGGCGCCAACCGGGGGCTCGGGCGGCATCTGGCCGGCCAGCTCGTGGAAGGCGGGACCAAGGTGTACGCGGCCGCCCGTCGCCCCGAAACGGTGGACCTTCCGGGTGTCATCCCGCTGCGGCTCGACGTGACGGACGCGGAGTCGATCCGGGCGGCGGCTCGCACCGCCTCCGACGCGACGCTGCTGGTCAACAACGCGGGCATCTCCACGGGAACGCCCCTGATGGCGGGCAGCCCGGACGCGGTACGTCTCGAGATGGAGGTGAACTTCTTCGGCCCGCTCGCCGTGACGCGGGCTTTCGCCCCGGTCATCGAGTTCAACGGCGGCGGCGCCGTGCTCAACGTGCTGTCGGTCCTGTCCTGGCTGCACCCGGCCGGCCTCGGTGCCTACGCCGCGGCGAAGGCCGCGGCATGGGCGCTGACCGGTGCCGCCCGAGAGGAACTGGCGCCCCGCGGCATCTCCGTCTCGGCCCTGCACGTCGGATACATGGACACCGACATGGCCGCCGGCGTTCCCGCCGGCCAGAAGACCGACCCCGCCGAGGTCGCCGCCCAGGCCCTGTCCGGCATCGAGCGGGGACTGCCCGAGATCCTCGCCGACGAGACCACCCGGCACGTGAAGCGGGGCCTGGCCGCATCGCCGTACGCAGCGTGA
- a CDS encoding NADP-dependent oxidoreductase: MKTYVIEKYGDQSAVRAAEMPDPEPGADDVLVKIHAASVNPLDFKLRDGDFKLILPYRLPLVLGNDLAGVVVRVGSAVTRFAVGDEVYARPDKDRIGTFAELIAVHQNDLAHKPATLSMAEAASLPLVALTSWQALVERAQVRPGQKVLIHAGAGGVGTIALQLARHLGAHVATTASAANAALVKELGAHVVIDYRAQDFEELLDGYDVVLDTVGGKTLEKSLRVLKPGGKVISIAGPPDGDFARELGANAVLRQAMKALSFTTRRHAKRQGVTYSFLFMKAGGDQLRELTRLIDAGAIRPVVDRVFPFGQTREAMEYAEKGRAKAGKVVVAMA; the protein is encoded by the coding sequence ATGAAGACCTATGTGATCGAGAAGTACGGTGACCAGTCCGCGGTGCGTGCCGCCGAGATGCCCGACCCGGAGCCGGGCGCCGACGACGTGCTGGTCAAGATCCATGCGGCCAGCGTCAACCCGCTGGACTTCAAGCTCCGCGACGGCGACTTCAAGCTGATCCTCCCGTACCGCCTCCCTCTCGTGCTGGGCAACGACCTCGCAGGAGTGGTGGTCCGGGTCGGCTCGGCCGTCACCCGGTTCGCAGTGGGTGACGAGGTCTACGCCCGGCCCGACAAGGACCGCATCGGCACGTTCGCCGAACTCATCGCCGTCCACCAGAACGACCTGGCCCACAAGCCGGCCACCCTCTCCATGGCGGAGGCCGCGTCCCTTCCCCTGGTGGCTCTCACCTCATGGCAGGCGCTGGTCGAGAGGGCACAGGTCCGGCCGGGCCAGAAAGTCCTGATCCACGCGGGCGCCGGCGGAGTGGGCACCATCGCCCTCCAACTGGCCAGGCACCTGGGCGCCCACGTGGCCACCACCGCGAGCGCGGCCAACGCCGCCCTGGTCAAGGAACTCGGCGCTCACGTCGTCATCGACTACCGCGCCCAGGACTTCGAGGAGCTCCTGGACGGCTACGACGTCGTCCTGGACACCGTCGGCGGCAAGACCCTGGAGAAGTCGCTGCGGGTCCTCAAGCCAGGCGGGAAGGTCATCAGCATCGCCGGGCCGCCCGACGGGGACTTCGCCCGCGAGCTCGGCGCGAACGCGGTCCTGCGGCAGGCGATGAAGGCCCTGAGCTTCACGACCCGACGCCACGCCAAGCGTCAGGGCGTCACCTACTCCTTCCTGTTCATGAAGGCCGGCGGCGACCAGCTGCGCGAACTCACCCGGCTCATCGACGCCGGAGCGATCCGCCCCGTCGTCGACCGCGTCTTCCCCTTCGGCCAGACCCGCGAAGCCATGGAGTACGCCGAGAAGGGCCGCGCCAAGGCCGGCAAGGTCGTCGTCGCGATGGCGTGA
- a CDS encoding alpha/beta hydrolase, giving the protein MTAPRRSPTPTPTPTPSHRDVPTRSVSLGGVDFVYRQLGPEGDGVPLILLHHLTAVLDNWDPRVVDGLAARRRVITFDNRGVGASGGSTPDTIEAMARDAVLFIRALGFEQVDLLGLSMDGFIAQVIAAEEPQLVRKVVLAGTGPAGGPGIDKVTALTLRDILKGILTRKDPKQFLFFTDTEHGRREARAFLERLKERTDDRDEAISLTSFRAQLKAIHRWGLQAPADLSRIRQPVLVANGESDRMVPSENTLDLAARLPRGELVPLYPDAGHGGIFQFHDAFVARALAFLEARPDA; this is encoded by the coding sequence ATGACCGCACCGCGCCGTTCCCCCACCCCCACCCCCACGCCCACCCCGTCGCACAGGGACGTGCCGACCCGTTCGGTGTCCCTGGGTGGCGTCGACTTCGTCTACCGGCAGCTCGGCCCGGAAGGAGACGGCGTACCGCTGATCCTGCTCCACCATCTGACCGCCGTCCTGGACAACTGGGACCCCCGCGTCGTCGACGGACTCGCCGCCCGTCGCCGGGTGATCACCTTCGACAACCGCGGAGTCGGCGCGTCGGGCGGCTCCACCCCCGACACCATCGAGGCGATGGCCCGCGATGCGGTGCTGTTCATCCGAGCCCTGGGCTTCGAACAGGTCGACCTGCTCGGCCTGTCGATGGACGGCTTCATCGCCCAGGTCATCGCCGCCGAGGAACCGCAGCTGGTGCGCAAGGTCGTCCTCGCGGGCACCGGCCCCGCCGGAGGCCCGGGCATCGACAAGGTCACCGCACTCACCCTCCGGGACATCCTGAAGGGCATCCTGACCCGCAAGGACCCCAAGCAGTTCCTCTTCTTCACCGACACCGAACACGGCCGACGCGAAGCACGCGCCTTCCTGGAACGGCTGAAGGAGCGCACGGACGACCGCGACGAAGCCATCTCACTGACGTCGTTCCGCGCCCAGCTCAAGGCCATCCACCGGTGGGGCCTGCAAGCGCCGGCCGACCTGTCCCGCATCCGCCAGCCGGTCCTGGTGGCCAACGGCGAGAGCGACCGAATGGTGCCGAGCGAGAACACCCTCGACCTCGCCGCACGGCTGCCCCGGGGCGAACTCGTCCCCCTCTACCCGGACGCCGGGCACGGCGGCATCTTCCAGTTCCACGACGCGTTCGTGGCCAGGGCCCTCGCATTCCTCGAAGCACGGCCCGACGCCTGA
- a CDS encoding GNAT family N-acetyltransferase yields MSAPVVLQVTASPVSPALILRPWRMEDVAALVEVSRDRTLRRWASSVVDNDADGTRWVQAQQQGWATWDRFSFAVLEAPTGSVREQLVGNVVLKGVTSGTPTAEVGYWTAAHARGRGVASRALDALTNWAFGTFEADGLERLELLHQVDNLASCRVAQKSRYDFDTILPAAPPSFPRDGHLHIRRASA; encoded by the coding sequence ATGAGTGCCCCGGTCGTACTTCAGGTCACCGCGTCGCCGGTCTCTCCCGCTCTCATTCTTCGCCCCTGGCGCATGGAAGACGTCGCCGCATTGGTCGAGGTGAGCCGGGATCGGACACTGCGCCGGTGGGCGAGCTCTGTCGTGGACAACGATGCCGACGGGACACGCTGGGTGCAGGCTCAGCAGCAGGGCTGGGCAACCTGGGACCGGTTCAGCTTCGCCGTCCTTGAGGCACCAACCGGTTCAGTTCGCGAACAGTTGGTGGGCAACGTGGTCCTCAAGGGGGTCACCTCCGGCACACCGACGGCCGAAGTGGGCTACTGGACCGCGGCGCACGCTCGCGGGCGGGGAGTGGCCTCCCGCGCTCTGGACGCACTCACCAACTGGGCCTTCGGTACCTTCGAAGCCGACGGGCTGGAGCGTCTCGAACTCCTGCACCAAGTGGACAACCTGGCATCGTGCCGGGTTGCACAGAAGAGCCGCTACGACTTCGACACCATCCTGCCCGCGGCACCGCCCTCCTTCCCCCGCGATGGCCACCTGCACATACGGCGCGCGAGTGCCTGA
- a CDS encoding MerR family transcriptional regulator: protein MNGDTLYPIGELAQRTGLTVKTIRFYSDRGIVAPTDRSPAGYRLYGIDAVARLDLVRTLRELGLDLSTIRKVVDRELSLPEVAAAHAEALTVQIRVLRLRRAVLTAVAERGSTPEETERMHQLARLSEDERSRLIGDFLDAVFGGLDAAPAFAGVMRSMTPELPDNPEAEQVQAWVELAEMSLDPGFRAVVRRMAEDQAAEQTRSDVTAPHRDIVAAVRDQVGPALTAGIDPASPQADPIVAQFTAYYAHLLGHPDDIELRRRLVTRLESVNDPRRERYLQLLAVVNGWPAPESLAPVFDWSVQALRARTQQ from the coding sequence ATGAACGGCGACACGCTCTACCCGATCGGCGAACTTGCTCAACGGACCGGTCTCACGGTCAAGACCATTCGGTTCTACTCCGATCGCGGAATCGTGGCGCCGACCGACCGCAGCCCGGCCGGCTACCGCCTCTACGGCATCGACGCCGTCGCACGCCTGGACCTCGTGCGGACCCTGCGCGAGCTGGGACTGGACCTCTCCACGATCCGCAAGGTCGTGGACCGCGAGCTCTCGCTTCCCGAAGTCGCCGCGGCGCACGCCGAAGCACTGACGGTGCAGATCCGCGTCCTGCGCCTGCGGCGCGCGGTGCTGACGGCGGTGGCCGAGCGCGGGTCCACACCTGAGGAGACAGAACGCATGCACCAGCTGGCCCGGCTTTCCGAGGACGAACGCAGCCGTCTGATCGGCGATTTCCTCGACGCCGTCTTCGGCGGTCTTGACGCCGCCCCCGCATTCGCGGGGGTCATGCGCTCGATGACCCCCGAGTTGCCCGACAACCCGGAGGCAGAGCAGGTCCAGGCGTGGGTGGAGCTGGCCGAAATGTCCCTGGACCCGGGCTTCCGCGCCGTCGTGCGGCGGATGGCCGAGGACCAGGCGGCCGAGCAGACCCGAAGCGACGTGACGGCCCCGCACCGCGACATCGTCGCAGCCGTCCGTGACCAGGTCGGCCCAGCCCTGACCGCCGGCATCGACCCGGCCTCACCCCAGGCCGATCCGATCGTCGCGCAGTTCACGGCGTACTACGCGCACCTCCTCGGCCACCCCGACGACATCGAGCTTCGTCGCCGGCTGGTGACTCGGCTGGAGAGCGTGAACGACCCCCGCAGGGAGCGGTACCTCCAGCTGCTCGCAGTGGTCAACGGCTGGCCGGCCCCGGAGAGCCTGGCTCCAGTGTTCGACTGGTCCGTCCAGGCTCTGCGCGCCCGGACACAGCAATGA